A stretch of the Pirellulales bacterium genome encodes the following:
- a CDS encoding sulfatase-like hydrolase/transferase — translation MNTTAKLRIVVFLAIGAVLGYVIAAAGPEVFSRSRAADATIDSVEGKANNSDNANRSVCLTEAMPKGQLLAMADSTVSATSAAPGGAPVVSGVPGSPSATTTIDGKYLPPPPPKFGGVINLSARDSKPWWPSRVVPPKGAPNILLIMTDDQGYGVSGTFGGIIPTPAMDRVAKMGLRYTQFHSTALCSPTRAALITGRNHHSVGFGIIGEQSTGYPGYDSTIGVNNATVGEILKQNGYATSWFGKNHNTPTYQYSIAGPFDQWPIGMGFEYFYGFMGGETDQWTPYLFRNTTQVTPWVGKPGYNLTTDLADEAIKYMNGLNAAAPDKPFFVYYVPGGTHSPHQPTEEWIEKFTGKFDMGWNELREQVFANQKRLGERLDCWWKICSVGRSVAEGGCPRNVILN, via the coding sequence ATGAACACCACGGCTAAATTGCGGATCGTCGTTTTCTTGGCCATCGGGGCGGTGCTCGGCTATGTCATCGCCGCGGCCGGTCCCGAAGTGTTCAGTCGGTCGAGGGCCGCCGATGCCACGATCGACTCGGTCGAGGGCAAAGCGAACAATTCTGACAATGCGAATCGTTCCGTCTGCTTGACGGAAGCAATGCCGAAAGGCCAACTCTTGGCGATGGCGGACTCGACGGTATCGGCCACGAGTGCGGCGCCGGGCGGTGCGCCGGTGGTCAGCGGCGTCCCAGGCTCGCCGAGCGCCACAACGACGATCGACGGGAAGTATTTGCCGCCTCCTCCGCCGAAATTCGGCGGAGTGATCAACCTGAGCGCGCGGGATTCCAAACCCTGGTGGCCATCGCGAGTCGTACCGCCGAAGGGCGCGCCGAACATCCTTCTGATCATGACCGACGACCAGGGCTACGGCGTTTCGGGCACGTTCGGCGGCATCATTCCCACGCCCGCGATGGATCGCGTCGCGAAGATGGGCCTGCGCTACACGCAGTTCCACTCGACGGCTCTTTGCTCGCCGACGCGGGCAGCCTTGATCACCGGCCGCAACCATCATTCGGTCGGCTTCGGCATCATCGGCGAGCAATCGACCGGTTATCCCGGATACGATTCCACAATCGGGGTCAATAATGCGACCGTTGGCGAGATCCTGAAGCAGAACGGCTATGCCACGTCGTGGTTCGGCAAGAATCACAACACGCCAACCTACCAATACAGCATCGCCGGCCCGTTCGATCAGTGGCCGATCGGGATGGGCTTCGAGTATTTCTATGGATTCATGGGGGGAGAGACCGATCAATGGACGCCGTATCTCTTCCGAAACACGACGCAGGTCACGCCTTGGGTCGGCAAGCCCGGCTACAACCTGACGACCGATTTGGCGGACGAAGCGATTAAATACATGAACGGCCTCAACGCGGCCGCCCCAGACAAGCCGTTTTTCGTGTATTACGTTCCCGGCGGCACGCATTCTCCGCACCAGCCGACCGAAGAATGGATCGAAAAGTTCACGGGCAAGTTCGACATGGGCTGGAACGAACTACGCGAGCAGGTCTTCGCCAACCAGAAGCGGCTGGGTGAGCGTCTCGATTGTTGGTGGAAAATCTGCTCTGTTGGAAGGAGTGTTGCAGAAGGGGGGTGCCCCCGAAACGTTATTCTCAATTGA